In one window of Desulfovibrio aminophilus DNA:
- a CDS encoding extracellular solute-binding protein: MLSGELLVLHAGSLSAPLERLCAEFEALHPGLRVRRVAGGSAALARDIASGRVVADLFLSADAEVIEQVLVPEHAERAVPFAGNEMALCHTDASRHADRIGPDNWFRVLSEPGVAWGHSDPDQDPCGYRALMVLQLAEIFHDEPGLAARLLASRRPENVLPRASDLVVRLQDGSLDYAWEYRSVAVQRGLRFVALDPRVNLGDPRLNEVYARAAVRTAGARPGETIERRGAACVYALALCTRAPNPAAAQAFALHLRPPFGGL, encoded by the coding sequence ATGCTGAGTGGGGAATTGCTGGTGCTTCACGCGGGCAGTCTGAGCGCGCCGCTGGAGCGTTTGTGCGCGGAGTTCGAGGCCCTGCATCCGGGTCTGCGCGTCCGCCGGGTGGCCGGGGGCAGCGCGGCCCTGGCCCGGGACATCGCCTCGGGCCGCGTGGTCGCGGACCTGTTCCTTTCGGCCGACGCCGAGGTCATCGAGCAGGTTCTGGTCCCGGAGCACGCGGAACGCGCCGTGCCCTTCGCGGGGAACGAGATGGCGCTCTGCCACACGGACGCGAGCCGCCACGCGGACCGCATCGGCCCGGACAACTGGTTCCGCGTCCTGTCGGAACCCGGCGTGGCCTGGGGCCATTCCGACCCGGACCAGGACCCCTGCGGCTACCGCGCCCTGATGGTCCTTCAGCTCGCCGAAATCTTCCACGACGAACCCGGGCTGGCCGCGCGGCTTCTGGCCTCCCGGCGGCCGGAGAACGTCCTGCCCCGGGCCTCGGACCTCGTTGTCCGGCTCCAGGACGGCAGCCTGGACTACGCCTGGGAGTACCGTTCCGTGGCCGTCCAGCGCGGGCTCCGCTTCGTGGCCCTGGACCCGCGCGTGAACCTGGGCGACCCCCGGCTGAACGAGGTCTACGCCCGGGCCGCGGTCCGCACCGCCGGGGCCCGGCCCGGGGAAACCATCGAACGCCGGGGCGCGGCCTGCGTCTACGCCCTGGCCCTCTGCACGCGCGCCCCCAATCCCGCCGCCGCCCAGGCCTTCGCTCTCCACCTCCGCCCCCCCTTCGGGGGATTATAG